The following coding sequences lie in one Arachis stenosperma cultivar V10309 chromosome 5, arast.V10309.gnm1.PFL2, whole genome shotgun sequence genomic window:
- the LOC130982639 gene encoding ferredoxin-thioredoxin reductase, variable chain-like, with translation MNMNMNMNMSMSMSMSSSSSYLTRACSPSSSVSVSPNCTSSWMILPKNPLSLPQPSRALSLPTPTRRPLTGLVRCEVAVQLSSQQDEEAEESSKVSKVGARVRVKSPLKVYHVPKVPELDLDGMEGQIKQYVGLWNGKRISANLPYKVEFVTEIEGRGKVKFFAHLREDEFEYV, from the coding sequence ATGAACATGAACATGAACATGAACATGAGCATGAGCATGAGCATGAGCAGCAGTAGCAGTTACCTAACAAGGGCGTGTTCGCCTTCATCCTCCGTGAGCGTCTCCCCTAACTGCACTTCCTCATGGATGATTCTCCCCAAGAACCCTCTCTCACTCCCTCAACCCTCACGCGCCCTCTCACTCCCAACCCCCACGCGCCGTCCCCTAACCGGCCTCGTCAGGTGCGAGGTCGCAGTTCAACTCTCTTCTCAACAAGACGAAGAAGCAGAAGAATCTTCCAAGGTCAGCAAGGTCGGTGCGCGCGTTAGGGTGAAATCGCCGCTCAAGGTCTATCATGTTCCCAAGGTTCCGGAGCTCGATCTCGACGGAATGGAAGGTCAGATCAAGCAGTACGTAGGGTTATGGAACGGGAAGCGAATCTCTGCTAACTTGCCTTATAAGGTTGAGTTTGTTACGGAAATTGAAGGACGTGGCAAAGTGAAGTTCTTCGCGCACCTCAGGGAAGATGAATTTGAGTATGTTTAG
- the LOC130983176 gene encoding pentatricopeptide repeat-containing protein At4g21065-like produces the protein MSPKDLAFYKAQQTLITLFKRCSTIKHIKQVQAHVFHTGFHRDNIVLGQIILFCSLHKHMNYAVSVFNNVHNPDTFIWNTMIRGFGNALQPQNAFDFYRRMLREKTALADTFTFSFLLKIVASFGPIILGKQLHCNLVKLGFETHAYVGNSLMHMYGMLREDETARKVFDEMKDPDLVTWNCVIDCHVHCGKYKEALELFTRMVDAGVQPNDATLVVTLSACGAIGMLDFGRRVHDFVQETGLDEVTEVSNSLIDMYAKCGVVEEACDTFWRMRRKSVVSWNVMIFGLATHGDGREALALFARMLEQNAVRPDELTLLGVLCACSHGGMVEEGRRYFDVMNREYNIQPTMKHYGCMVDLLGRAGLVEEAYRLIKSMPMECDAVVWRTLLAACRVHGNILLGEKVRSHLLELKADHSSDYVLLASMYASRGQWNEMSRERKSMQERQVQKPEPGNSLIGIPGTGLEKMALERLS, from the coding sequence ATGAGTCCTAAAGACTTGGCCTTTTATAAGGCTCAACAAACGCTCATAACCCTTTTTAAGCGATGTTCCACCATTAAGCACATTAAGCAGGTTCAAGCCCACGTTTTTCACACTGGTTTTCACCGTGACAACATCGTCCTTGGACAAATCATTCTCTTCTGTTCACTTCACAAGCACATGAACTATGCTGTCTCTGTTTTCAACAATGTCCATAACCCAGATACATTCATTTGGAACACCATGATCAGGGGGTTTGGTAACGCCCTACAACCTCAAAATGCCTTTGATTTCTATCGCAGAATGCTGAGAGAGAAAACAGCACTAGCGGATACTTTTACATTCTcgttcttgctcaaaattgttgCTTCATTCGGACCCATTATTTTGGGGAAGCAACTGCACTGTAATTTAGTCAAGCTTGGTTTTGAAACTCATGCTTACGTTGGGAACTCCCTCATGCACATGTATGGTATGTTGAGGGAGGATGAAACTGCACGCaaggtgtttgatgaaatgaaGGATCCGGATTTGGTGACTTGGAACTGTGTTATAGATTGTCATGTGCATTGTGGGAAGTATAAGGAAGCTTTGGAGTTGTTCACAAGGATGGTGGATGCTGGGGTGCAGCCTAATGATGCGACTTTGGTGGTGACGCTCTCTGCATGTGGTGCTATTGGAATGCTGGATTTTGGTAGGAGGGTTCATGATTTTGTCCAAGAAACTGGTCTTGATGAGGTTACAGAGGTTTCGAATTCGCTTATTGATATGTATGCTAAGTGTGGGGTGGTGGAGGAAGCGTGCGACACGTTCTGGAGGATGAGAAGGAAGAGTGTTGTTTCGTGGAATGTCATGATCTTTGGGCTTGCAACGCATGGCGACGGACGAGAGGCATTGGCATTGTTTGCAAGAATGTTGGAGCAGAATGCAGTGAGGCCAGATGAGCTTACGCTCTTGGGAGTGTTGTGTGCTTGCAGCCATGGAGGAATGGTTGAGGAAGGGAGGAGGTATTTTGATGTTATGAACAGAGAATATAACATCCAACCGACGATGAAGCACTATGGTTGCATGGTCGACCTTTTGGGTCGTGCTGGTTTAGTTGAAGAAGCATATAGATTGATAAAGAGCATGCCAATGGAGTGTGATGCTGTTGTGTGGAGGACGTTATTGGCGGCTTGTCGAGTTCATGGGAACAttctacttggtgaaaaggtaAGGAGCCATCTGTTGGAACTGAAAGCAGATCATAGCAGTGATTATGTTCTTCTTGCAAGCATGTACGCAAGCAGGGGTCAATGGAATGAAATGAGCAGAGAGAGAAAATCAATGCAGGAAAGGCAGGTTCAAAAACCAGAGCCTGGTAACAGCTTAATTGGCATTCCTGGAACAGGGTTAGAGAAAATGGCCCTTGAAAGATTATCCTAA
- the LOC130982638 gene encoding sphingoid long-chain bases kinase 1 yields the protein MRDMHRSGSLSRNSTGNSSNNNGSGSNRPAPLRLSSPQQSLRRLGLCSPIGTAEHKSPVVFPEKRSKAKASRRSGEVGSGAPVTGRQDDQDMSKGFDHRIDIGGGGGGGGGGGDEKSDLLGYVVYSGKLVLDKRKIAVDSSSGSQLASLEVADQEAVDAKLTSKALVWGSHVLHLDDVVSVSYYSGLRHFTVHSYPFKKPSCGLSCFVKAQRSRKDYRFVASTKEEAIQWVGGFADQQCFVNCLPHPLVSSKKQASSELLPSDTPPELLFRCKTPPKMLVILNPRSGRGRSSKVFHNIVEPIFKLAGFRLEVVNTTHAGHAKKLASTVDISTCPDGIICVGGDGIINEVLNGLLCRDNQKEGISIPIGIIPAGSDNSLVWTVLGVRDPVSAAMAIVKGGLTATDVFAVEWIQSNKIHYGLTVSYYGFVSDVLELSEKYQQRFGPLRYFVAGFLKFLCLPRYSYEVEYLPASKTEREGKLSGEREVVDIADLYTDVMGRLNKDGLPRASSLSSIDSIMTPNRLSGGDMDTCSSTHASTEPSELVRGIDPKSKRLSSGRGNVTSEPEVIHPQLPLSTTPNWPRTRSKSRNDKWTGLTTTHDNSRWGNGGTNDREDISSTLSDPGPIWDAEPKWDPEANWDVENPIELPGPPDDTEVGPTKEVVPRFGDKWVVSKGHFLGILVCNHACRTVQSSQVVAPKAEFDDNTLDMLLVHGVGRLRLLRFFVLLQMGRHLSLPYVEYVKVKSVRIKSGKHTHNGCGIDGELFPLNGQVVSTMLPEQCRLIGRSRIR from the exons ATGAGGGATATGCACAGGAGTGGGAGTCTTTCAAGGAATTCCACTGGTAATAGTAGTAACAATAACGGTAGTGGTAGTAATAGGCCTGCGCCATTGAGGCTTTCGTCGCCTCAGCAATCGCTGCGCCGGCTGGGGTTGTGTTCCCCAATTGGAACGGCCGAGCACAAGTCCCCAGTCGTGTTCCCGGAGAAGCGAAGCAAAGCGAAGGCTTCGAGGAGGAGTGGGGAGGTTGGCAGTGGTGCCCCTGTGACGGGGCGGCAGGATGATCAGGATATGAGCAAGGGTTTTGATCATCGAATTGAtattggtggtggtggtggtggtggaggaggaggaggagacgAGAAGTCGGATTTGTTAGGATATGTTGTATACTCTGGGAAGCTTGTTTTGGATAAGAGAAAGATTGCTGTAGATAGTAGTAGTGGTTCTCAGCTTGCTTCTCTTGAGGTTGCTGACCAAGAAGCTGTGGATGCCAAACTAACAAGCAAGGCATTGGTTTGGGGATCACATGTGCTGCACCTCGATGATGTCGTTTCG GTTTCTTATTATTCTGGTCTCAGACATTTCACGGTGCACTCATACCCATTTAAAAAGCCTTCGTGTGGCCTTTCTTGTTTTGTGAaagctcaaagaagtcgcaaGGACTATCGCTTTGTTGCTTCTACCAAAGAAGAGGCAATTCAATGGGTTGGTGGATTTGCAGATCAACAGTGTTTTGTGAATTGTCTTCCCCACCCTTTAGTGTCTTCAAAGAAGCAAGCTTCTTCAGAATTACTTCCTTCTGATACCCCTCCTGAATTGCTCTTTAGATGTAAAACCCCACCTAAGATGCTCGTAATTTTAAACCCACGCTCAGGGCGAGGCCGTTCTAGCAAAGTTTTCCATAATATTGTGGAACCAATATTTAAG CTTGCTGGGTTTAGATTGGAGGTAGTCAATACAACACATGCTGGTCATGCTAAAAAGCTTGCATCAACTGTGGACATCAGTACCTGCCCTGACG gaaTAATATGTGTTGGTGGTGATGGGATAATCAATGAG GTTCTCAATGGTCTCCTTTGTAGAGACAATCAAAAGGAAGGAATATCGATACCCATTGGAATTATACCAGCTGGTTCTGATAACTCTCTGGTATGGACTGTTCTTGGTGTCAGAGATCCAGTATCTGCAGCAATGGCTATTGTAAAG GGGGGCCTTACTGCTACAGATGTTTTTGCTGTCGAATGGATTCAGAGTAATAAGATTCATTATGGATTGACAGTTTCATACTATGGTTTTGTTAGTGATG TGTTGGAACTTTCTGAAAAGTATCAGCAGCGCTTTGGCCCACTGCGGTATTTTGTTGCTGGATTCCTCAAGTTCTTATGCTTACCGCGGTACAGCTATGAAGTTGAATATCTTCCAGCATCAAAAACTgagagagaaggaaagctgTCTGGTGAACGGGAAGTAGTTGATATTGCAGATCTGTATACAGACGTCATGGGCAGATTGAATAAGGATGGATTGCCCAGAGCATCTAGTCTTTCAAGTATTGACTCAATAATGACTCCAAATCGACTGTCTGGTGGAGACATGGATACCTGTAGTAGTACTCATGCTAGTACTGAACCTTCAGAATTGGTGCGTGGCATAGATCCAAAGTCAAAGCGTTTGTCGTCTGGAAGAGGGAATGTAACATCAGAACCTGAAGTTATTCATCCTCAACTGCCTCTATCAACAACACCAAACTGGCCAAGAACCAGGTCTAAGTCAAGGAATGATAAATGGACTGGATTGACCACTACACATGATAACTCTAGATGGGGCAACGGTGGGACAAATGATAGAGAGGATATATCATCAACACTTTCTGATCCTGGTCCTATATGGGATGCTGAACCAAAGTGGGATCCCGAGGCTAATTGGGATGTAGAAAACCCAATTGAGTTGCCAGGGCCTCCAGATGATACAGAAGTAGGACCCACAAAGGAGGTTGTGCCTCGATTTGGAGACAAATGGGTTGTCTCGAAGGGACATTTCCTTGGCATTCTGGTTTGCAACCATGCATGTAGAACTGTTCAAAGCTCGCAGGTGGTTGCTCCTAAAGCTGAGTTTGATGACAACACACTAGATATGCTCTTGGTTCATGGGGTTGGAAGGTTGCGGCTATTGAGATTTTTTGTACTTCTGCAGATGGGTCGACACCTTTCCTTGCCATATGTTGAATATGTAAAG GTAAAGTCTGTGAGGATAAAGTCAGGGAAGCACACTCATAATGGATGTGGTATTGATGGTGAGCTTTTTCCACTCAATGGACAAGTAGTTTCGACTATGCTTCCGGAACAGTGCAGGCTAATTGGCCGTTCTCGTATACGATAA
- the LOC130982479 gene encoding uncharacterized protein LOC130982479: MKVLNPCTLVLMNSVAVPSRSLPFIKSFSASSKSFPPLTCFCSINNSNSSESEEKRVSLSGIVNEQVEELLSKEENKSLLDGLEKASLRVDMAKKQLAIIEEQELAAKKFRDYVNKLERQASEIAECQREISEAKALVEEAERALLVSESGAEDGEEIDRDKERLESVKAASIAALVGTLSGLPICLTQVTDTTQLLLPLAINFISCILFGVTFRYAVRRNLDDVNLKTGVAAAFGVVKGLANLGGGPVLELNLDSFLSHALDGTIYVSESFFIFVCAAVALDYCFKTRLLSPFPIDRSI; this comes from the exons ATGAAGGTTCTCAATCCTtgcactcttgttcttatgaaCTCCGTTGCTGTTCCTTCTCGTTCTCTTCCTTTTATAAAGTCCTTCAGCGCTTCTTCAAAATCATTCCCACCATTGACATGCTTCTGCAGCATCAATAACAGTAACAGTTCAGAGTCAGAAGAGAAGAGGGTTTCTCTGTCTGGGATTGTGAACGAGCAAGTTGAGGAGCTTCTGAGCAAAGAAGAGAACAAGTCACTACTTGATGGCTTGGAGAAGGCTTCTCTGAGGGTTGACATGGCCAAGAAACAACTTGCCATCATTGAAGAACAAGAACTTGCTGCTAAGAAGTTCAGGGATTATGTCAACAAGCTTGAAAGACAAGCTTCTGAG ATTGCAGAATGTCAAAGAGAAATATCTGAAGCAAAAGCCCTGGTTGAGGAAGCAGAACGCGCACTCTTAGTAAGCGAGAGTGGAGCTGAAGATGGCGAAGAAATTGACCGGGACAAAGAGAGATTGGAGTCAGTAAAAGCAGCATCCATTGCTGCCCTTGTTGGCACCCTTTCAGGGCTCCCCATATGCCTCACTCAGGTCACAGACACTACTCAGCTGCTTCTCCCTTTGGCTATCAACTTCATCAGCTGCATATTGTTTGGAGTAACTTTTCGATACGCAGTAAGGAGAAACTTGGATGATGTTAATCTTAAAACAGGGGTTGCCGCTGCTTTCGGTGTTGTTAAAG GTCTTGCAAACCTGGGTGGTGGACCAGTTCTTGAACTGAACCTTGACAGCTTCTTATCACATGCCCTAGATGGAACCATTTATGTATCTGAGagttttttcatttttgtctGTGCTGCTGTTGCTCTAGATTACTGTTTCAAGACAAGGCTTTTGAGCCCTTTTCCAATTGATAGATCCATTTAG
- the LOC130979166 gene encoding protease Do-like 10, mitochondrial: MASFLRTARKLASSSSQYGHLKSPPSTTRNAAASRGPPRPPISDNSSNLFAGKTNGVTRMLPCSAPISSSYDRRWRTRRVGVRKGNAAAVELALNSVVKVFSVLCSPNYLLPWQNKSQRETMGSGFVIPGRKILTNAHVIADHSFVLVRKHGSPAKYRAEVKAVGHECDLAILAVESEEFWDGMNPLELGDIPLLQEAVSVVGYPQGGDNISVTKGVVSRVEPTQYVHGASQLMAIQIDAAINPGNSGGPAIMGNKVAGVAFQNLSGAENIGYIIPVPVIKHFIYGVEEKGKYTGFCSLGLSCQPTENVHLRNHFGMQPDMTGVLVSKINPLSDAHNVLKKDDIILSFDGVPIANDGTVPFRNRERITFDHLVSMKQPNENAIVRVLRDGKEHELNIILRPLQPLVPVHQFDKLPSYYIFAGLVFVPLTQPYLHEYGEDWYNTSPRRLCERALRELPKKANQQLVILSQVLMDDINAGYERLAELQVLKVNGTEIDNLEHLCQLVENCSTESVRFDLEDDRVIALNYEVAKVATSRILMRHRIPSAKSVDLIDTQNSSQSELASQC, encoded by the exons ATGGCCTCCTTCCTCCGTACGGCTCGGAAGCTCGCCTCTTCATCCTCGCAGTACGGCCACCTGAAATCGCCACCATCCACCACTCGAAATGCTGCTGCGTCTCGCGGGCCGCCGCGTCCCCCGATTTCCGACAACAGCAGTAACCTCTTCGCCGGGAAAACCAACGGCGTTACGAGAATGTTGCCGTGCTCTGCGCCAATCTCCAGTAGCTACGACCGCAGATGGAGAACGAGAAGGGTTGGTGTGAGGAAGGGAAACGCCGCGGCGGTGGAGTTAGCGTTGAACTCAGTGGTTAAGGTTTTCAGCGTTTTGTGCAGTCCCAACTACTTGCTTCCGTGGCAGAACAAGTCTCAGCGTGAAACCATGGGTTCTG GGTTTGTGATTCCGGGCAGGAAGATTCTCACGAATGCTCATGTGATAGCTGATCATTCGTTTGTGCTTGTTAGGAAGCATGGTTCTCCCGCCAAATATAGAGCGGAAGTTAAAGCTGTTGGTCACGAGTGCGACTTAGCTATACTCGCTGTTGAGAGTGAAGAGTTTTGGGATGGTATGAATCCATTGGAGCTTGGAGACATCCCGTTACTACAAGAAGCAGTTTCTGTTGTGGGATATCCTCAAG GTGGTGACAACATTTCAGTCACTAAAGGGGTTGTCTCTAGGGTTGAACCTACACAATATGTTCATGGTGCCTCCCAGTTGATGGCGATACAGATTGATGCAGCCATAAATCCAGGGAACAGTGGTGGCCCAGCAATTATGGGCAATAAGGTTGCTGGAGTAGCATTCCAAAATCTTTCAGGAGCTGAGAATATAGG TTACATTATACCTGTACCTGTAATAAAGCATTTTATATATGGtgtagaagaaaaaggaaagtaTACTGGATTTTGCTCTCTGGGTTTGTCGTGCCAGCCAACTGAGAATGTTCACCTCAGAAACCATTTTGGCATGCAACCTGACATGACAGGGGTGCTAGTAAGCAAAATTAACCCACTTTCAGATGCACACAATGTTCTGAAGAAAGATGATATTATACTTTCATTTGATGGAGTGCCTATAGCAAATGATGGTACAG TTCCTTTCCGAAATAGAGAGCGGATAACATTTGATCACTTGGTGTCTATGAAGCAGCCAAATGAAAACGCAATAGTCAGAGTTTTGCGGGATGGGAAAGAGCATGAACTTAATATCATTCTCAGACCT CTCCAACCCTTAGTTCCAGTTCATCAGTTTGATAAACTTCCAAGTTATTACATTTTTGCTGGTCTGGTATTTGTTCCGCTAACTCAACCATACCTTCATGAGTATGGAGAAGACTGGTATAATACATCACCTCGTCGTTTGTGTGAACGAGCCCTGAGGGAATTGCCCAAGAAAGCAAATCAACAACTTGTGATCCTATCTCAG GTTCTTATGGACGATATCAATGCTGGATATGAGCGTCTTGCAGAACTACAG GTTTTGAAGGTTAATGGAACAGAGATTGACAACCTAGAACATTTATGTCAACTTGTTGAAAACTGTAGCACAGAGAGCGTGCGATTTGATTTGGAAGATGATCGTGTCATTGCCTTGAACTATGAAGTCGCAAAAGTTGCCACTTCTAGAATTTTGATGCGTCACAGAATACCTTCAGCAAAGTCTGTTGACCTTATTGATACACAAAATAGTTCACAATCTGAACTAGCTTCCCAATGTTGA